In Gemmatimonadaceae bacterium, one DNA window encodes the following:
- a CDS encoding SDR family oxidoreductase — MNIEFNGQTAIVTGAAHGFGRAISRALSERGAHVWACDVLGDELVETKQVCDAAGGACTVRTVDVCDKSAVEALVAEAATATGRVDILVNNAGGVLGQVGRPLEEVTPAEWQRIFDVNVTGAFYLSQAVAPGMKAVRRGRIVNISSGAGLGISLTGIQAYASAKAAQIGLTRQLAHELGPWGITVNNVAPGFVRSNAATERQWDSYGAEGQQLLIDRIALKRLGTPDDIANGVMFFASDHANWITGQVLSVDGGK; from the coding sequence ATGAACATCGAATTCAACGGCCAGACCGCCATTGTGACCGGTGCGGCGCACGGCTTTGGTCGCGCCATCAGCCGCGCACTCAGCGAACGCGGAGCGCACGTGTGGGCCTGCGACGTGCTTGGCGACGAGTTGGTGGAGACCAAACAGGTGTGTGACGCGGCAGGCGGCGCATGCACCGTGCGCACGGTGGACGTATGCGACAAGTCCGCCGTTGAGGCGCTGGTGGCTGAAGCTGCAACTGCAACGGGTCGGGTGGACATTCTGGTCAACAACGCCGGCGGTGTGCTGGGACAAGTAGGCCGTCCACTGGAAGAGGTCACACCCGCCGAGTGGCAGCGCATCTTCGATGTGAACGTGACGGGAGCATTCTACCTGTCACAGGCCGTCGCACCCGGCATGAAGGCGGTGCGCCGGGGCCGCATCGTGAATATTTCCAGCGGTGCCGGACTGGGCATCAGTCTCACCGGTATTCAGGCCTATGCCTCGGCCAAGGCGGCGCAAATTGGACTCACGCGGCAACTGGCCCACGAACTGGGGCCGTGGGGCATCACCGTGAACAATGTGGCGCCGGGTTTTGTGCGCTCCAACGCTGCGACCGAACGCCAGTGGGATTCGTATGGCGCCGAAGGCCAGCAGTTGTTGATCGACCGTATTGCCCTCAAACGACTGGGCACGCCTGATGACATTGCCAACGGCGTGATGTTTTTTGCATCCGATCACGCCAACTGGATCACCGGGCAGGTGCTCTCCGTCGACGGCGGGAAGTAG
- a CDS encoding creatininase family protein — protein sequence MRISDMNWMQVEQYLQHDDRAILPLGSTEQHSYLRLTVDCILPERVAVDAAEPLGIPVFPVVPYGVTPYFREFPGSISLKVETHLRVVSDILDGMAHSGFRRILIVNGHGGNNAVQQFAPEWAANHPECRVLYHNWWNAPNTWAKVQAIDPVASHGSWMENFPWTRLPGVDVPTVQRPMVDLARVRALDPVALRKYLGDGNYGGLYQRSDEDTLALWQVAVQETRALLTGDWGGAS from the coding sequence GTGCGAATCAGCGACATGAACTGGATGCAGGTTGAGCAATACCTGCAACATGACGACCGCGCCATACTGCCGCTGGGCAGCACCGAACAGCACAGCTATCTGCGCCTCACGGTGGATTGCATTCTGCCGGAGCGCGTGGCGGTAGATGCGGCCGAGCCGCTGGGCATTCCGGTGTTCCCGGTCGTTCCGTATGGCGTCACGCCATACTTTCGAGAATTCCCGGGATCCATTTCGCTCAAGGTGGAGACGCATCTGCGCGTGGTGAGCGACATCCTGGACGGCATGGCGCACAGTGGTTTCCGTCGTATTCTCATTGTGAACGGGCACGGTGGTAACAACGCCGTGCAACAGTTCGCGCCTGAGTGGGCGGCCAACCATCCGGAATGTCGGGTGCTGTACCACAACTGGTGGAACGCGCCGAATACGTGGGCCAAGGTGCAGGCGATTGATCCCGTGGCGTCGCATGGGTCGTGGATGGAGAACTTTCCCTGGACGCGATTGCCCGGTGTAGACGTGCCGACCGTGCAGCGGCCCATGGTTGACTTGGCACGGGTGCGGGCGCTCGATCCTGTGGCGCTGCGCAAATACCTCGGCGACGGCAACTACGGTGGCCTGTATCAACGGTCCGATGAGGACACGCTGGCCCTCTGGCAGGTCGCCGTCCAAGAAACGCGCGCGCTGCTGACGGGCGATTGGGGCGGTGCCTCCTGA